The following coding sequences lie in one Vitis vinifera cultivar Pinot Noir 40024 chromosome 19, ASM3070453v1 genomic window:
- the LOC104877639 gene encoding uncharacterized protein LOC104877639, which produces MGQILSVIIRWLWGEKDDKKKPSEKLPLISPPRFASDTNSSSSRPALPPNPFTSPPSLESCRDYALQTNLRTHPPPPVSSSSNSSSSPFRHSKTSSASRLQPTLQTHHQLNSSSCGFSIATVSSPVQPKLETPQQLSSSSCSQSSTTQFYPKLVQTHQPLNLSSCGLSSTTVSSPVQPKLETHQQLGSSSCSQSSTTSFYPKPVQTPQPLSSNSCGLSRPSGTSHAQPKIQTHPSLLSSSSSHSSVSGASHFQPNPVTLPLSSVPSSNSGINGASQRNSLGFPLSLESRSNSRSDDALDLLIPAKFKVEVVGDEKQVSARLHHYDIIEENEERTRGAVGKNWWDYSSCEEDLEEGKLGVRWIKHYSSKYKILLVGEGDFSFSASLAVAFASATNITATSLDSIEFLSTNYRHALSNIDSLRSLGAKVMHDVDATKMAHVFPFNCMRFDRVVYNFPLAGFFPNASREDKIRRNQMLVQLFLENAKKMIHIDGEIHITHKSNGFFYEWNLEFLASRVGLRLIEEEPFNFMDYPGYRTKYGFGGDNNFNCNPSRTYKFGHKKLNENVWM; this is translated from the exons ATGGGTCAAATTCTCTCCGTTATTATTCGCTGGTTGTGGGGTGAAAAAGATGATAAAAAGAAGCCAAGTGAAAAACTACCCCTGATTTCTCCGCCGAGATTTGCCTCAGACACCAATTCTTCAAGCTCAAGGCCTGCGTTGCCACCGAATCCATTTACTTCTCCACCGAGCTTAGAATCATGTAGGGACTACGCATTGCAGACAAATCTACGGACTCATCCTCCGCCTCCAGTGAGCTCTAGCTCTAACTCTAGCTCTAGCCCATTCAGGCACTCCAAAACAAGTAGTGCATCACGTCTTCAGCCAACACTACAGACTCATCATCAACTAAACTCGAGCTCATGTGGCTTCTCTATCGCGACTGTATCATCCCCTGTCCAGCCAAAACTAGAGACTCCCCAACAACTAAGTTCTAGCTCATGCAGCCAATCCAGCACAACCCAATTTTACCCAAAACTAGTGCAGACTCATCAGCCACTCAACTTGAGCTCATGTGGCCTCTCCAGCACGACTGTATCATCCCCTGTCCAACCAAAACTAGAGACTCACCAACAGCTAGGTTCTAGCTCATGCAGCCAATCCAGCACAACCTCTTTTTACCCAAAACCAGTGCAGACTCCTCAGCCACTCAGCTCCAACTCGTGTGGCCTATCCAGGCCAAGTGGTACTTCTCATGCTCAGCCAAAGATACAGACTCATCCTTCACTACTCTCTAGCTCCTCCAGCCACTCTAGCGTGAGTGGTGCATCCCATTTCCAGCCAAATCCAGTGACTCTTCCACTGAGCTCTGTCCCAAGCAGCAACTCAGGCATCAATGGTGCATCGCAGCGAAACTCTCTGGGTTTTCCACTGAGCTTGGAATCACGCAGCAATTCCAGGTCTGATGATGCATTGGATCTGTTAATTCCTGCAAAATTTAAAGTCGAAGTTGTAGGTGATGAGAAGCAAGTTTCTGCACGGCTCCACCATTACGACATAATTGAAGAAAACGAAGAACGAACCAGAGGAGCGGTAGGAAAAAATTGGTGGGACTACAGCAGCTGTGAAGAAGACCTAGAGGAAGGAAAGCTTGGAGTAAGATGGATAAAGCACTACAGCAGTAAATACAAAATATTGCTGGTGGGTGAAGGGGACTTCTCATTCTCTGCGTCTTTGGCTGTGGCTTTTGCTTCTGCTACAAACATAACCGCTACTTCTCTTGATTCTATAG AGTTTTTGAGCACAAACTATAGGCATGCCTTGTCCAACATCGATTCACTACGGAGCTTGGGAGCTAAGGTCATGCATGATGTTGATGCCACCAAAATGGCACACGTTTTCCCATTCAATTGCATGCGTTTTGATCGAGTTGTCTACAACTTCCCGCTGGCTGGATTTTTTCCCAATGCATCTAGGGAAGATAAGATCCG GCGAAATCAAATGCTGGTACAGCTGTTTTTAGAAAATGCTAAGAAGATGATTCACATAGATGGAGAAATCCACATTACTCACAAAAGCAATGGCTTCTTTTATGAGTGGAATTTGGAATTTCTAGCCTCAAGAGTTGGGCTTCGACTTATAGAAGAAGAGCCCTTTAATTTTATGGACTACCCAGGGTACCGCACCAAGTATGGCTTTGGGGGTGACAATAACTTCAACTGCAATCCCAGCAGAACATACAAATTTGGGCATAAAAAACTGAATGAGAATGTGTGGATGTGA